A single window of Syntrophotalea acetylenica DNA harbors:
- a CDS encoding radical SAM protein yields the protein MTARGMAETGQLICDLKLGYSCNNDCLHCVIAGNRDALLARSMAIDLTTEQAMNLLREYHRQGAARVVLTGGEPTIREDFVDLVRQAQSWGFAVGIQTNGRALACEALCDAIRGFDRLCFTIPLHGDSADFHDAVTQRQGSFE from the coding sequence ATGACCGCAAGGGGCATGGCGGAAACGGGTCAATTGATCTGCGATTTGAAGCTGGGCTATTCCTGCAACAACGATTGTCTGCATTGCGTGATTGCCGGCAACCGGGATGCGTTGCTGGCACGGTCGATGGCCATCGATCTGACAACGGAGCAAGCCATGAATCTGCTGCGGGAATATCATCGGCAGGGCGCCGCGCGGGTGGTGCTTACCGGCGGCGAGCCGACCATCCGCGAAGATTTTGTCGACCTTGTGCGGCAGGCGCAGTCCTGGGGTTTTGCCGTGGGCATTCAGACCAATGGCCGCGCCTTGGCATGCGAGGCGCTGTGTGACGCCATCCGCGGCTTCGACCGCCTCTGTTTCACGATTCCCCTGCACGGTGACAGTGCGGATTTCCACGATGCCGTAACGCAACGCCAGGGCAGCTTTGAGTAG
- a CDS encoding radical SAM protein: protein MHVLRLTGACNNRCRFCMVSHEIARGVQPGLDSLKRTLAAVPAGEWVDLFGGEPTLYPDFWALLEYAAMRGHRISLATNGRLFHRRENAERLAGYPVVVRSSLHGDTAALHDGLTRVPGSFEETCAGLKNLVDCRCRLLVNIVMLRDNMPRLASITRLLAELGVKRVKYSMLIDGCKHSELVAPVDDLRNALWEAVDVALENGIYFVLEKSPLCLLPIFITQCHPESDPLIIDSCPELYIRPQICSDCLAAASCPGVEKGYSDRYGSRGLEPFADWPGQLIQTVDISVMDAYRPRCPTNLIRIVSSAAAGKGCPPNPDELWEQLRKKFPDHRLIRVF, encoded by the coding sequence ATGCATGTTTTACGTCTGACCGGCGCATGCAACAATCGATGTCGTTTCTGCATGGTATCTCACGAGATTGCGCGGGGGGTCCAGCCGGGCCTCGATTCTCTCAAAAGAACCCTGGCAGCTGTTCCCGCAGGGGAGTGGGTCGATCTGTTTGGTGGCGAGCCGACGTTGTATCCGGATTTCTGGGCGTTGCTGGAATATGCGGCGATGCGGGGACATCGCATAAGCCTCGCTACCAACGGCCGTTTGTTTCATCGGCGGGAGAACGCCGAACGTCTCGCCGGATATCCGGTGGTGGTCCGTTCTTCGTTGCATGGCGATACGGCCGCTCTGCATGATGGCCTGACGCGGGTACCGGGAAGTTTCGAGGAAACCTGTGCCGGTCTGAAAAACCTGGTGGACTGCCGTTGCCGGTTGCTGGTCAATATCGTCATGCTGCGGGACAACATGCCACGCCTTGCCTCCATTACCCGTTTGCTGGCCGAACTGGGTGTGAAGCGCGTGAAATATTCCATGCTGATTGATGGCTGCAAACACTCCGAATTGGTTGCGCCTGTCGATGATCTGCGCAACGCACTGTGGGAGGCGGTCGACGTCGCGCTTGAAAACGGGATCTATTTCGTGCTGGAAAAAAGCCCGCTTTGTCTGTTGCCCATTTTTATTACGCAATGTCATCCGGAGTCGGATCCCCTGATTATCGACTCCTGCCCGGAGCTTTATATCAGGCCGCAAATCTGTTCCGACTGTCTTGCCGCGGCGAGTTGTCCGGGGGTGGAAAAGGGATATTCCGACCGATATGGCAGCAGAGGGCTTGAGCCTTTCGCGGACTGGCCGGGGCAATTGATCCAGACAGTGGATATATCGGTGATGGATGCTTATCGGCCCCGTTGTCCCACCAATCTGATTCGCATTGTATCGTCAGCCGCCGCGGGCAAGGGTTGTCCCCCGAACCCTGACGAGCTATGGGAGCAACTGCGCAAAAAATTTCCGGACCACCGGTTGATAAGGGTTTTTTGA
- a CDS encoding radical SAM/SPASM domain-containing protein: MSIDGKVAVSSHDWRANFRARALSDRVVLVSDHGSWMFVSRQELAALHACRADAELLARLERRGLLRTPDNQQDLEQALERWRAPHLRGAALHIVVTTRRCNLACRYCHASSTPENGPLQDLDAPTAEKIVDFAFHSPVPSLAIEFQGGESLLNLDAVRHTVIVARERARQTGKKVRFSLVSNLTLLTPSTLDYLKENQIGLSTSVDGPPAIHDRNRPFCSGCGSYRQVMAAVQQVRQAGCHAGFLMVLTPASLPHYKEIVDHHLSLGIDILCLNPAQALGRGRDDSHISDFDAYLDCYRKILDYTFALLYEGVVVTERFLLLALQKVVDCSDVGFADFRNPCGAVFSQLAYDVNGDIYPCDEARSFPEFRLGNVALDTYEKIVHLQKARDLVRASIPSAPLCRDCAYEPYCGLCPVMSYAEGRGLTPVPPDDFRCRLTRFLFDFVFEKMASDPEQLNALMRYQALRGGLQKARAELRG, encoded by the coding sequence ATGTCGATCGACGGCAAGGTGGCAGTGAGCAGTCATGACTGGCGCGCCAATTTCAGGGCCAGGGCTCTGTCGGACCGAGTGGTGCTTGTATCCGATCACGGCAGCTGGATGTTCGTGTCACGGCAGGAGCTTGCTGCCCTGCATGCCTGTCGTGCGGACGCGGAACTGCTGGCACGGCTTGAGCGGAGGGGTCTGCTCCGCACACCAGACAATCAACAGGATCTTGAACAGGCGTTGGAACGTTGGCGCGCACCCCATCTGCGCGGAGCGGCCCTGCATATTGTCGTTACCACGCGCCGGTGCAATCTGGCCTGCCGCTATTGCCACGCCTCGTCAACCCCGGAAAATGGCCCGTTGCAGGATCTGGATGCGCCGACCGCGGAAAAAATCGTGGATTTTGCGTTTCACAGTCCGGTGCCATCGTTGGCCATCGAGTTTCAGGGCGGCGAGTCGCTGCTCAATCTGGATGCCGTCAGGCATACGGTCATTGTTGCCAGGGAGAGAGCCCGGCAGACCGGAAAAAAAGTGCGTTTTTCCCTGGTGAGCAACCTGACATTGCTGACCCCCTCTACACTCGACTACCTGAAGGAGAATCAGATCGGACTTTCCACGTCCGTGGACGGACCGCCAGCCATTCATGATCGCAACCGCCCTTTCTGTTCCGGGTGCGGTTCCTACCGGCAAGTCATGGCGGCGGTGCAACAGGTGCGGCAGGCGGGCTGCCACGCCGGCTTTCTGATGGTGCTTACCCCCGCGTCCCTGCCGCATTACAAGGAGATTGTGGATCATCACCTGTCTCTGGGGATCGATATCCTCTGTCTGAATCCGGCTCAGGCGCTGGGACGGGGGCGTGACGACAGCCACATCTCCGATTTCGACGCTTATCTGGATTGTTACCGGAAAATTCTGGATTACACCTTTGCCCTGCTCTACGAGGGAGTGGTGGTCACGGAGCGCTTTTTGCTGCTGGCGCTGCAAAAGGTGGTGGATTGTTCGGATGTCGGCTTTGCCGATTTTCGCAACCCCTGCGGCGCGGTTTTCAGTCAGTTGGCCTATGATGTCAACGGCGACATTTACCCGTGCGACGAGGCCCGCTCGTTTCCCGAGTTCCGGCTGGGCAATGTTGCCCTGGACACCTATGAAAAGATCGTGCATTTGCAAAAGGCGCGGGACCTGGTGCGTGCTTCCATCCCCTCCGCTCCACTATGTCGCGACTGCGCCTATGAACCCTATTGCGGACTGTGCCCGGTCATGAGCTATGCGGAAGGGCGGGGGCTCACGCCGGTGCCGCCGGATGATTTCCGTTGCCGGCTGACCAGGTTTCTGTTTGATTTCGTGTTCGAGAAAATGGCCAGCGACCCCGAGCAGCTCAATGCCCTGATGCGCTATCAGGCGCTGCGTGGCGGTCTGCAAAAAGCCCGGGCGGAATTGCGCGGCTAG
- a CDS encoding NAD(P)/FAD-dependent oxidoreductase, giving the protein MKKHLVLVGGGHAHLTVMQRLDDFVSRGHRVTLVSSAPCHYFACMGPGLLGGIYLPAQSRFNLRRMVEDRGGAFLEGEVAHIDAGQRRLTLRDGRQLGYTVVSFNTGSNVPLKGISATRDNVLPVKPIQNLLLAQRQILACRSRRPLQVLVIGGGPAAVEVAGNLCCLAARIHGRLAVGLVAGDRLLARFSDKARRLCRASLERRGVRIREGVRVVAAAQGRARLDDGSELPFDLALCATGVRPSGPFCSSPLPVGKDGGLLVNACLQSVHYPEIFGGGDCITFRDHPLDKACVHAIRQSPVLYRNLMAYLEDQPLLRFSPRDKHLLLLNLGDGRGLLGRGRFALQGRGVFYLKDWIDRRFMHHFQVSGELRDSEPAAPDA; this is encoded by the coding sequence ATGAAAAAACATCTGGTGCTGGTCGGGGGCGGGCATGCCCACCTGACTGTCATGCAGCGTCTTGACGATTTCGTCAGCCGGGGGCATCGCGTCACTCTGGTCAGTTCCGCTCCCTGTCATTATTTTGCATGCATGGGGCCGGGGCTGCTCGGTGGTATCTATCTTCCCGCACAAAGCCGGTTCAATCTGCGCCGTATGGTCGAGGATCGCGGTGGCGCATTTCTCGAAGGGGAGGTGGCGCATATCGATGCCGGGCAGCGCCGACTGACCCTGCGTGACGGTCGGCAGTTGGGCTACACAGTGGTTTCGTTCAATACCGGCAGCAATGTGCCGCTAAAAGGAATCAGCGCAACCCGCGATAATGTGCTGCCGGTCAAGCCGATTCAAAATCTTCTGCTGGCGCAACGTCAGATCCTCGCGTGCCGCTCTCGCCGGCCTCTCCAGGTGCTGGTGATCGGCGGCGGGCCGGCCGCCGTCGAAGTTGCCGGTAACCTGTGTTGCCTGGCTGCGCGGATCCATGGTCGGCTTGCGGTCGGCCTGGTGGCTGGTGACCGTTTGCTCGCACGTTTCTCCGACAAGGCCCGCCGTCTGTGCCGGGCTTCCCTCGAAAGACGCGGCGTCCGCATTCGCGAGGGCGTTCGTGTGGTTGCGGCGGCGCAGGGCCGCGCCCGCCTGGATGATGGCAGTGAGCTTCCCTTCGACCTGGCCTTGTGTGCCACGGGGGTTCGGCCGTCCGGGCCATTTTGTTCCTCGCCTTTACCGGTGGGCAAGGATGGCGGCCTGCTGGTCAACGCCTGCCTGCAGTCGGTGCATTATCCGGAAATATTCGGTGGCGGAGACTGCATAACCTTCCGGGACCATCCCCTGGACAAGGCCTGCGTGCATGCTATCCGGCAAAGTCCGGTTCTTTATCGGAATCTCATGGCATACCTTGAGGATCAGCCCCTGCTGCGGTTTTCTCCCCGGGACAAGCATCTGCTGCTTCTCAATCTGGGAGACGGCCGGGGCCTTCTGGGCCGGGGAAGGTTCGCCCTCCAGGGAAGGGGGGTATTTTACCTCAAGGACTGGATCGACCGGCGCTTCATGCATCACTTTCAGGTGTCCGGCGAGCTGCGGGACAGCGAGCCAGCTGCGCCCGACGCCTGA
- a CDS encoding LemA family protein gives MKRLILLLIAAMLVGPLSGCGYNQIQQNEEAVIAAWADVEATYQRRADLIPNLVSTVKAYAAHERETLQAVTEARAQVGQVRVSAEQLNDPQAMAGFQQAQSRMSGALSRLLLVAENYPDLKANQNFMDLQHQLEGTENRINVARQRYNQAVQVFNSSIRTFPNNLTNKFLLHLERKTPFQADTEAAKAPAVNF, from the coding sequence ATGAAGCGTCTGATTTTGTTGCTGATCGCCGCGATGCTGGTCGGACCCCTGTCCGGCTGCGGCTACAACCAGATCCAGCAGAATGAAGAAGCGGTCATTGCCGCCTGGGCGGATGTAGAGGCAACCTACCAGCGGCGCGCCGACCTGATTCCCAATCTGGTATCGACGGTCAAGGCATATGCGGCCCACGAACGGGAGACGCTGCAGGCCGTGACCGAAGCGCGCGCCCAGGTGGGGCAGGTCAGGGTCAGCGCCGAACAATTGAACGACCCGCAGGCCATGGCCGGATTCCAACAGGCCCAGTCCCGGATGTCCGGCGCCCTTTCGCGGCTGTTGCTGGTAGCTGAAAACTACCCGGATCTCAAGGCCAATCAGAACTTCATGGATCTGCAACATCAGCTCGAAGGTACGGAAAACCGCATCAATGTCGCACGGCAGCGTTACAATCAGGCGGTTCAGGTGTTCAACAGCTCGATCCGTACCTTTCCCAACAACCTGACCAACAAGTTTCTTTTGCACCTGGAACGCAAGACCCCCTTCCAGGCCGATACCGAAGCCGCAAAAGCGCCTGCGGTCAATTTCTGA
- a CDS encoding TPM domain-containing protein: MRRTVLFILGLLLFSSSGLHALDVPPATAYVNDRADMLSPAIERQLEEDLRNFDRSDSTQLVVLTIPSLEGEVLEEYSLRVAETWGIGQRGKDNGALLLIARDERKVRIEVGYGLEDRLTDLLTGRIIDREITPRFRRGDFDGGVVAGVQAMAQAVRGAYRAEPAQKRRSSGFWTLLLFLGPWLLLAGPRRTSHRRGGIWFGGGGFGGGGGFGGGGGFSGGGGGFGGGGSSGSW; encoded by the coding sequence ATGCGGCGGACAGTCCTTTTCATTCTTGGCTTGCTGCTGTTTTCGTCTTCCGGGCTGCACGCCCTGGACGTGCCACCAGCCACAGCCTACGTCAATGACCGTGCGGACATGCTGTCGCCTGCCATCGAACGGCAGCTGGAGGAGGATCTGCGCAACTTCGACCGCAGTGATTCGACCCAGCTGGTGGTGCTGACCATCCCTTCTCTGGAAGGTGAGGTGCTGGAAGAATACAGTCTCAGGGTAGCTGAAACCTGGGGCATCGGCCAGCGTGGCAAGGACAATGGCGCCCTGCTGCTGATCGCCCGCGACGAACGCAAGGTGCGCATCGAAGTCGGCTATGGCCTGGAGGACCGCCTGACCGACCTTCTGACCGGACGTATCATCGACCGGGAAATCACGCCACGCTTCCGTCGCGGCGATTTCGACGGCGGCGTGGTAGCCGGCGTGCAGGCCATGGCCCAGGCGGTGCGTGGCGCCTATCGCGCCGAACCAGCCCAAAAGCGCCGTTCAAGCGGCTTCTGGACTCTGCTGCTGTTCCTTGGTCCCTGGCTGCTACTGGCCGGGCCGCGGCGCACTTCCCACCGGCGCGGCGGCATCTGGTTTGGCGGAGGAGGATTCGGCGGTGGCGGAGGTTTTGGCGGCGGTGGCGGCTTCTCCGGCGGTGGCGGAGGCTTTGGCGGCGGCGGTTCCTCAGGCAGCTGGTAG
- a CDS encoding TPM domain-containing protein, with the protein MKSTARNFFSAEEQQRIRRTVENAEKATSGEIVPMVASCAYDYPRAEILGGGFFALAAATTLSWGFFQESLWVFLALFVLLYLPCKWLIRFCPPLKRSLISDREMTEEVAEKALVSFVERELHHTRDNTGILILICLFEHRVQILADRGINAVVPPRTWEHIVAELTAGIRQQHACDALCLAIQKCGELLAGQFPARSDDEDELPNLVLE; encoded by the coding sequence ATGAAAAGCACAGCGCGTAATTTTTTTTCAGCGGAAGAGCAGCAGCGCATCAGGCGCACCGTGGAAAACGCGGAAAAGGCCACCAGCGGCGAAATCGTGCCGATGGTGGCGTCCTGCGCCTACGACTATCCCCGCGCCGAGATTCTTGGCGGCGGTTTTTTCGCCCTGGCCGCGGCCACCACCTTGAGCTGGGGCTTTTTCCAGGAATCCCTGTGGGTTTTTCTGGCCTTGTTTGTGCTGCTCTATCTTCCGTGCAAATGGCTCATCCGTTTCTGCCCGCCCCTCAAGCGCTCCCTCATCAGCGATCGGGAAATGACCGAGGAAGTCGCGGAAAAAGCCCTGGTGTCCTTCGTCGAGAGGGAATTGCATCACACCCGGGACAATACCGGAATTCTGATCCTCATCTGCCTGTTCGAGCATCGCGTGCAGATCCTGGCGGATCGCGGTATCAATGCCGTGGTACCGCCCCGGACCTGGGAACACATCGTCGCGGAGCTGACCGCCGGGATCCGGCAGCAACACGCCTGCGACGCACTGTGTCTGGCCATCCAGAAATGCGGCGAGCTGTTGGCTGGTCAATTCCCGGCACGCAGCGACGACGAGGATGAACTGCCCAACCTGGTCCTCGAGTAA
- a CDS encoding nucleotidyltransferase has translation MRAVGLITEYNPFHNGHRQHLRASLEAAGAEVAVAVMSGHFLQRGEPALVDKWLRAEMALRCGIDLVIELPFPFACGSAPHFALGAVRCLDALGVSSLCFGSESGALENLERVARLLDQHRVQVADETAALLRQGVHFAAARGRAYAGLSGDDAACLVLAQPNNILGIEYLRALWAIGSSIRPLTISRIGAGYHDETVGEGNVASATGIRQRLSAGKKVDGLLPRASADILRRALGKGLSPDDDLLHRLLLAQIFRGRDYLRTLYQVENGLDARLAEAAVSSADMQALVEVVKVRQFTRTRIQRILMYVLNDVRADLMEGMLAAGPFYLRLLGSSSRGRAFLGAARKRRKLPLLTNLSRVFAQLRRAYGVDAERYRLARAMFDLDVRATCNYSLLLPGWSRANRNRDFYEAPLAVDAKIR, from the coding sequence ATGCGCGCGGTCGGCCTGATCACCGAATACAATCCTTTCCATAACGGGCATCGGCAACATCTGCGGGCCAGCCTTGAGGCGGCCGGGGCGGAGGTGGCGGTGGCGGTGATGAGCGGGCATTTTCTGCAGCGCGGTGAGCCGGCGTTGGTGGACAAGTGGTTGCGGGCCGAAATGGCACTGCGCTGCGGCATCGACCTGGTCATAGAGTTGCCGTTCCCCTTTGCCTGTGGCAGCGCGCCGCATTTTGCCCTCGGAGCGGTTCGATGTCTGGATGCCCTTGGTGTCAGCAGTCTGTGTTTCGGCAGCGAATCAGGGGCGTTGGAAAACCTGGAGCGCGTGGCCCGGCTGCTTGACCAACATCGCGTGCAGGTGGCCGACGAAACCGCTGCCCTGCTGCGCCAGGGGGTGCATTTTGCCGCCGCCCGCGGCCGTGCATATGCCGGATTGTCCGGTGACGATGCCGCTTGCCTGGTACTGGCGCAGCCCAACAATATCCTCGGCATCGAATACCTGCGCGCCCTGTGGGCGATCGGCAGCTCCATCCGGCCGCTGACCATTTCGCGTATCGGAGCCGGTTATCATGATGAAACGGTGGGGGAGGGCAATGTCGCCAGCGCTACCGGCATCCGGCAACGCCTGTCGGCGGGCAAAAAGGTGGATGGGTTGTTGCCGCGGGCGTCGGCCGATATCCTGCGTCGGGCTCTCGGGAAGGGGCTGAGCCCTGATGACGATCTGCTGCACCGGCTGTTGCTGGCGCAGATCTTCCGTGGACGCGATTATCTGCGGACGCTCTATCAGGTCGAAAACGGCCTCGATGCCCGCCTGGCGGAAGCCGCCGTCAGCAGCGCCGATATGCAGGCGTTGGTCGAAGTGGTGAAGGTGCGTCAGTTTACCCGCACCCGGATTCAACGCATCCTGATGTACGTTCTCAACGATGTGCGGGCCGACCTCATGGAGGGGATGCTGGCCGCCGGCCCTTTTTACCTGCGCCTGCTCGGGTCCAGCTCACGGGGCCGGGCGTTTCTCGGCGCTGCCCGCAAGCGCCGCAAGCTGCCGCTGCTTACCAATCTGTCACGCGTTTTTGCGCAGCTGAGACGTGCCTACGGCGTGGATGCGGAGCGGTATCGTCTGGCGCGCGCCATGTTCGATCTGGATGTGCGGGCCACCTGCAACTACAGCCTGTTGCTGCCGGGGTGGTCCAGGGCAAACCGCAACCGCGATTTTTATGAAGCCCCGCTGGCGGTGGACGCAAAAATCCGGTGA
- the sfsA gene encoding DNA/RNA nuclease SfsA: MKLPAPLIEGHLLRRYKRFLAEVELADGTLVTAHTPNTGSMRQCAVPGHRVLVSRSDNPKRKLAYTLELIEVEGYWVDTHTHRTNRVVEEALRGGAIAELRDWRVTPEHVYGNSRIDFLLEKGERKALVEVKNVTLICRPGVACFPDAVTARGQKHLIELMRAAGQGYRAVIFFLVQRGEAQAFCPADSIDPRYGELLRQAQDCGVEILAYRSRVSVAENRVDVRLPVILD, translated from the coding sequence GTGAAGCTCCCCGCGCCACTGATCGAAGGGCATTTGCTGCGGCGTTACAAACGCTTTCTGGCGGAGGTGGAACTTGCCGATGGAACGCTGGTGACGGCGCATACGCCCAACACCGGCAGCATGCGTCAGTGCGCGGTGCCGGGACACCGGGTGCTGGTCTCCCGCAGCGACAATCCGAAACGCAAGCTGGCTTATACCCTGGAGTTGATAGAGGTCGAAGGGTACTGGGTCGATACTCATACCCATCGCACCAACCGGGTGGTGGAAGAGGCGTTGCGCGGCGGGGCGATTGCCGAGTTGCGTGACTGGCGGGTCACACCGGAGCATGTTTACGGTAACAGCCGTATCGATTTTCTGCTGGAAAAGGGTGAGCGCAAGGCCCTGGTCGAGGTTAAAAACGTAACTCTCATCTGCCGTCCCGGAGTAGCCTGTTTTCCGGACGCGGTGACCGCGCGGGGGCAGAAACATCTGATTGAACTGATGCGGGCCGCTGGCCAGGGCTATCGCGCGGTTATCTTCTTTCTGGTGCAGCGTGGCGAAGCACAGGCCTTCTGCCCCGCCGACTCCATCGATCCGCGCTATGGCGAGTTGCTGCGCCAGGCGCAGGACTGTGGGGTGGAGATTCTGGCGTACCGCAGCCGGGTGAGTGTCGCGGAGAACCGTGTCGATGTTAGGTTGCCGGTTATTCTCGATTGA
- the serB gene encoding phosphoserine phosphatase SerB yields MEDKLVLVTMTGPDRAGIIAAVAGCIAEAGARIRDIEQSVAHTTASLSVLIELPDGMRDNKPLLKELLFRAKELGLDLDFEAVDPASYRLRQPGCTYVLTMLGTEVNAEALTRVGATLAADRVNIQRINKLTRGQLRCVEFAINVPEGLDIKELTRKLLNAGVGLGIDIALQKENLYRRAKRLVVLDMDSTLIQVEVIDELARLAGIGEQVAQITHRAMNGELDFQQALRERVALLKGLSSDALEAVYRALPFTPGAKNLVRVLRQLGFKTAVISGGFNFFTDRLKQELGLDYAYANELVIEDGKVTGEVRGTIVDGQRKAELLEEIARREGIALSQAIAIGDGANDLPMIGRAGLGIAFNAKARVREQAQYRINQPSLDSILYLLGIAEWEMAELEG; encoded by the coding sequence ATGGAAGATAAACTGGTGCTGGTCACCATGACCGGGCCGGACCGGGCCGGGATTATCGCCGCGGTGGCCGGTTGCATTGCCGAGGCCGGCGCACGCATCCGCGATATAGAACAGAGCGTGGCCCATACCACGGCTTCCCTGTCGGTGCTCATCGAACTGCCCGACGGTATGCGCGACAACAAGCCGCTGCTCAAGGAGCTGCTGTTCCGGGCCAAGGAACTGGGCCTCGATCTCGATTTCGAAGCGGTTGATCCGGCATCTTACCGGCTGCGACAGCCGGGCTGCACCTATGTGCTGACCATGCTCGGCACCGAGGTCAACGCCGAGGCGCTGACGCGGGTCGGCGCCACGCTGGCTGCCGACCGGGTAAATATTCAGCGCATCAACAAGCTTACCCGCGGCCAGTTGCGCTGCGTCGAGTTTGCCATCAATGTCCCCGAGGGGCTCGACATCAAGGAGCTGACCCGCAAGCTGCTCAACGCCGGCGTTGGCCTGGGTATCGATATCGCCCTGCAGAAGGAAAACCTCTACCGCCGCGCCAAGCGTCTGGTGGTGCTCGACATGGATTCGACCCTGATCCAGGTCGAGGTTATCGACGAGCTGGCGCGGCTGGCGGGTATTGGTGAGCAGGTGGCGCAGATTACCCATCGGGCCATGAACGGCGAGCTCGACTTTCAGCAGGCCCTGCGCGAGCGGGTAGCCTTGCTCAAGGGACTCTCCAGCGATGCGCTGGAAGCGGTCTACCGTGCCCTGCCGTTTACTCCCGGCGCCAAGAACCTGGTGCGGGTTTTGCGCCAGCTCGGATTCAAGACAGCTGTTATCTCAGGGGGATTCAATTTTTTCACCGATCGGCTCAAGCAGGAACTGGGACTCGACTATGCCTACGCCAACGAGTTGGTGATCGAAGACGGCAAGGTGACCGGCGAGGTGCGCGGTACCATTGTCGATGGCCAGCGCAAGGCCGAACTGCTGGAGGAAATCGCCCGGCGCGAGGGCATAGCCCTGAGCCAGGCCATCGCCATTGGCGATGGCGCCAACGATCTGCCAATGATCGGCAGAGCCGGTCTCGGTATCGCCTTCAACGCCAAGGCCCGGGTGCGCGAGCAGGCCCAGTATCGGATCAATCAGCCGAGTCTCGATTCCATTCTCTACCTGCTTGGCATTGCCGAGTGGGAAATGGCGGAACTGGAAGGGTGA
- a CDS encoding FprA family A-type flavoprotein has product MRANEVADGIYRLCANIGSEVLFEGIWPLPKGASMNSYLVKGKDVAIIDGVGDWDGVPETLYAQLDQLGVKAEDIRYVIINHTEPDHTGWLRSFSSMNHDFEVLATARGVELAKAFFGLDVAFRAVKSGDSVDLGNGKRLVFEEIPNVHWPDTMATFETSTGTLLCCDAFGTFGAIGEAFCDDQLDAAQLEIFEREALRYYANIVGRFSQQVINAIDKVSKLDVRIVAPGHGPIWRRNPERIIRLYQRLASYAKGPARPLVTVLWGSMYGNTRKTLEPLLDGIAEEGVDAVVYQVPQSHIGDILASAWESTGIALAMPTYEYQMFPPMAVILDELGRKSVKGKLAMRTGSFGWSGGAQKELDEILERRHMGWHFVDPVEFRGAPTVDTLEQVRRCARQLARQVRESALPDSVF; this is encoded by the coding sequence ATGAGAGCAAACGAAGTTGCCGACGGAATCTACCGTCTTTGCGCCAATATCGGTTCCGAGGTGCTTTTCGAAGGGATCTGGCCCCTGCCGAAGGGTGCTTCGATGAATTCCTATCTGGTCAAGGGAAAGGATGTGGCCATCATCGACGGGGTCGGCGATTGGGACGGCGTGCCGGAAACGCTTTATGCCCAACTCGATCAACTGGGCGTGAAGGCGGAGGACATACGCTATGTGATCATCAATCATACCGAGCCGGATCACACCGGCTGGCTGCGGTCGTTTTCGTCCATGAACCATGATTTCGAGGTGCTGGCCACGGCCCGCGGGGTGGAACTGGCCAAAGCCTTTTTCGGACTGGATGTGGCTTTCCGGGCGGTCAAGTCCGGGGACAGCGTCGACCTGGGCAACGGCAAGCGGCTGGTATTCGAGGAAATCCCCAACGTGCACTGGCCGGATACCATGGCCACCTTCGAGACGTCTACCGGCACCCTGCTCTGCTGCGATGCTTTCGGTACTTTTGGCGCCATTGGCGAGGCGTTCTGTGACGATCAGCTCGATGCGGCGCAGCTTGAAATTTTCGAGCGGGAGGCGTTGCGCTATTACGCCAACATCGTGGGGCGTTTTTCGCAACAGGTGATCAATGCCATCGACAAGGTGAGCAAGCTCGATGTCCGCATTGTCGCTCCCGGGCACGGTCCGATCTGGCGTCGAAACCCCGAACGCATCATCCGACTCTATCAACGCCTCGCATCCTATGCCAAAGGACCGGCCAGACCTCTGGTCACGGTGCTGTGGGGCAGCATGTACGGCAATACCCGCAAGACGCTGGAGCCTCTGCTCGATGGCATTGCCGAGGAGGGCGTGGACGCCGTCGTTTATCAGGTGCCGCAGAGCCATATCGGCGATATTCTGGCCTCGGCCTGGGAATCGACCGGCATTGCGCTGGCCATGCCGACCTACGAGTATCAGATGTTTCCTCCCATGGCCGTCATTCTCGATGAACTCGGTCGCAAGTCCGTCAAAGGCAAGCTGGCGATGCGCACCGGCAGCTTCGGCTGGTCCGGCGGGGCGCAGAAGGAACTCGATGAAATCCTCGAACGGCGCCATATGGGCTGGCATTTTGTCGACCCGGTGGAATTCAGGGGGGCGCCGACCGTTGATACCCTCGAACAGGTGCGTCGTTGCGCCCGGCAGCTGGCTCGGCAGGTGCGGGAATCGGCCCTGCCTGACAGTGTTTTCTGA
- a CDS encoding J domain-containing protein, protein MTYEELQKALQIFGLGETASLQELKARHRQLAKAYHPDGGNRTDGDAIRELNAAYRLLLEYIRHYRFGFDEQTFYEQCPEERLRRQYEDDPVWGGKPQS, encoded by the coding sequence ATGACTTACGAAGAACTGCAAAAAGCGCTTCAAATCTTCGGCCTCGGCGAAACGGCTTCCCTGCAGGAACTCAAAGCCCGCCACCGCCAGCTTGCCAAGGCTTATCACCCGGATGGCGGCAACCGGACCGACGGCGACGCCATCCGGGAGCTGAATGCGGCCTACAGGCTGCTGCTTGAGTATATCCGCCACTACCGTTTCGGCTTCGACGAGCAGACCTTTTACGAACAATGCCCCGAAGAGCGACTGCGGCGGCAGTATGAAGACGACCCGGTTTGGGGCGGCAAGCCGCAATCCTGA